The Halosimplex litoreum genome has a window encoding:
- a CDS encoding 4Fe-4S dicluster domain-containing protein — MSSRDDPQPGVPDVGREIDAMVDDEAADAREELSKTDHDTDLGIAMAEDAKRVSRGELSAEAYWERYDEAADREFGDAYRETPNPSIESDDQTIDAGAADAMSCSVGSMDSVACDLPAGESGDAAVDSESDGDERWGMVIDLEKCVGCDSCTVACKAENRTPPGVSYNVVMEEEHGDFPDVTRTNVPRPCMQCENPPCVQVCPVSATYKMDNGVVNVDYDRCIGCRYCMIACPYGARYFDFGENYDDEVAEAGEVTSPEYGVDRGKREGDESPVGNVRKCSFCTHRLERGEEPACVETCIGDARNMGDLDDPDSEVSEMADSPRAFQLKEHEGTDPNVHYLR, encoded by the coding sequence ATGAGCAGTCGCGACGACCCACAGCCGGGCGTACCGGACGTGGGCCGCGAGATCGACGCGATGGTCGACGACGAGGCGGCCGACGCCCGCGAGGAACTGTCGAAGACCGACCACGACACGGATCTCGGGATCGCGATGGCGGAAGACGCAAAGCGCGTCTCACGGGGGGAGCTCTCCGCCGAGGCGTACTGGGAGCGATACGACGAGGCCGCCGACCGCGAGTTCGGCGACGCCTATCGCGAGACGCCCAACCCGTCGATCGAGAGCGACGACCAGACCATCGACGCCGGCGCCGCCGACGCGATGAGCTGTTCGGTCGGCTCGATGGACTCGGTGGCCTGTGACCTCCCGGCGGGCGAGTCCGGCGACGCCGCGGTCGACTCGGAGTCGGACGGCGACGAGCGCTGGGGGATGGTCATCGACCTCGAGAAGTGCGTCGGCTGTGACTCGTGTACGGTCGCCTGCAAGGCCGAGAACCGGACGCCGCCGGGCGTCTCCTACAACGTCGTCATGGAGGAGGAACACGGCGATTTCCCCGACGTGACCCGGACGAACGTCCCCCGGCCGTGCATGCAGTGCGAGAACCCGCCCTGTGTGCAGGTCTGTCCGGTCAGCGCGACGTACAAGATGGACAACGGGGTCGTCAACGTCGACTACGACCGCTGTATCGGCTGTCGGTACTGCATGATCGCGTGCCCGTACGGGGCGCGCTATTTCGACTTCGGCGAGAACTACGACGACGAGGTCGCGGAGGCCGGGGAGGTGACCAGTCCCGAGTACGGCGTCGACCGCGGGAAGCGCGAGGGCGACGAGTCACCGGTCGGCAACGTCCGCAAGTGTAGCTTCTGCACGCACCGCCTGGAGCGCGGCGAGGAACCGGCCTGCGTCGAGACCTGTATCGGTGACGCCCGGAACATGGGCGACCTCGACGACCCCGACAGCGAGGTCTCGGAGATGGCCGACTCCCCGCGGGCGTTCCAGTTGAAAGAACACGAGGGGACCGACCCCAACGTCCACTACCTCAGATAG
- the pdhA gene encoding pyruvate dehydrogenase (acetyl-transferring) E1 component subunit alpha, with protein MRLLAVASGVSDSERVARTEDGLAQVLDADGRVREGATVPDISDERLVRIYREMKLARHLDERAVSLQRQGRMGTYPPLAGQEAAQVASAHALRDDDWIVDQYREHGAIAVRGLEPEYLLYWMGHEVGNEWLASKHVFPLNISIASHLPHATGMAWAARLQGDDRVVCCHFGDGATSEGDFHEALNFAGVFDAPAVFFCNNNQYAISVPRDRQTASATIAEKADAYGFAGIRVDGMDPLAVYQVTRGAVEKARDPGAEQLRPTLIEAEMYRFGAHTTADDPSRYRTDEEVEAWRERDPIPRMETFLRERGLLDDERVGEIESHNRERVAELVDAAEAYEPEVAAWFEHAYEEPTDRVRESQAYLRELRERHGDDALLREE; from the coding sequence ATGCGCTTGCTGGCCGTCGCTTCGGGGGTGAGCGACAGCGAACGCGTCGCGCGGACCGAGGACGGACTGGCACAGGTGCTCGACGCCGATGGCCGGGTCCGTGAGGGCGCGACCGTCCCCGACATCTCCGACGAGCGGCTCGTCCGGATCTACCGCGAGATGAAACTCGCCCGGCACCTCGACGAGCGCGCGGTCTCGCTGCAACGGCAGGGCCGGATGGGCACCTACCCGCCGCTTGCGGGCCAGGAGGCCGCGCAGGTCGCCTCGGCGCACGCGTTGCGCGACGACGACTGGATCGTCGACCAGTACCGCGAACACGGCGCGATCGCGGTCCGCGGGCTCGAACCAGAGTACCTGCTGTACTGGATGGGCCACGAGGTCGGCAACGAGTGGCTCGCTTCCAAGCACGTCTTCCCCCTCAACATCTCCATCGCGAGCCACCTCCCCCACGCGACGGGGATGGCCTGGGCCGCTCGCCTCCAGGGCGACGATCGGGTCGTCTGCTGTCACTTCGGCGACGGCGCCACGAGCGAGGGGGACTTCCACGAGGCGCTCAACTTTGCGGGCGTCTTCGACGCCCCAGCCGTCTTCTTCTGCAACAACAACCAGTACGCAATCTCCGTCCCACGGGATCGCCAGACGGCGAGCGCGACTATCGCCGAGAAGGCCGACGCCTACGGTTTCGCCGGAATTCGGGTCGACGGCATGGACCCGCTGGCCGTCTACCAGGTGACCAGGGGGGCCGTCGAGAAGGCCCGCGACCCCGGCGCCGAGCAACTGCGCCCGACGCTGATCGAGGCGGAGATGTACCGCTTCGGCGCCCACACCACCGCCGACGACCCCTCGCGGTACCGGACCGACGAGGAGGTCGAGGCCTGGCGCGAGCGGGACCCGATCCCGCGGATGGAGACCTTTCTCCGCGAGCGCGGTCTGCTCGACGACGAGCGCGTCGGCGAGATCGAGAGCCACAACCGCGAGCGGGTGGCCGAGTTGGTCGACGCCGCCGAGGCGTACGAGCCCGAAGTCGCGGCGTGGTTCGAACACGCCTACGAGGAGCCGACCGACCGCGTGCGGGAAAGTCAGGCGTACCTCCGCGAGTTGCGCGAGCGCCACGGCGACGACGCGCTCCTGCGCGAGGAGTGA
- the nrfD gene encoding NrfD/PsrC family molybdoenzyme membrane anchor subunit, with protein sequence MATDHSRFEFDPGFVSDRLRVAWYAFVGALLLVGGYATYLRITRGMASTNLTSTTPWGAWVAFYIYFVGLSAGAFLVSTLANVFGVEAMHRIDRDALFAAIVSMVVALLFVWTDLGRMDRMYHPFVWRQFTSALSWEVHAYVAYIGVLVTELYFSMRYDLARVAEHGSGLRARISGLLTLGRRATTEASRTTDRTWLKRAGIVGIPLAIFMVHGGTGVLFAVSKARPYWNSGLFPVIFIVSAVLSGTALVMVLYVLRTKLFDGERVDRDLLDQLAKLLAAFVVVDVALTAIEALIAIVSFHPHVVETWQIIAFGEMSWSFWWFMVGFGWVFPLVVLSKRDWRRTPWLMALAGLSVVIGIVAVRFNIVVPPQIRPVMEGLPHGSYFPTAVEWATSAGMIAVGLLLYTIGAELLPLTPLDGGDH encoded by the coding sequence ATGGCGACCGACCATTCCCGGTTCGAGTTCGACCCCGGATTCGTCAGCGACCGCCTGCGCGTCGCCTGGTACGCGTTCGTCGGCGCGCTCCTGCTCGTCGGCGGGTACGCGACGTACCTGCGGATCACGCGGGGGATGGCGAGCACCAACCTCACGAGCACGACCCCCTGGGGCGCCTGGGTCGCCTTCTACATCTACTTCGTCGGCCTCTCGGCGGGGGCGTTCCTCGTCAGCACGCTCGCGAACGTCTTCGGCGTCGAGGCGATGCACCGGATCGACCGCGACGCGCTGTTCGCGGCGATCGTCAGCATGGTCGTCGCGCTGCTGTTCGTCTGGACCGACCTGGGCCGGATGGACCGGATGTACCACCCGTTCGTCTGGCGGCAGTTCACCTCCGCGCTCTCCTGGGAGGTCCACGCCTACGTCGCCTACATCGGCGTCCTCGTGACCGAGCTGTACTTCTCGATGCGCTACGACCTCGCCCGCGTCGCCGAGCACGGATCCGGCCTGCGGGCCCGGATCAGCGGGCTGCTGACGCTTGGCCGTCGGGCGACGACCGAGGCTTCCCGGACCACCGACCGGACCTGGCTCAAGCGGGCCGGGATCGTCGGCATCCCGCTGGCCATCTTCATGGTCCACGGCGGGACCGGCGTCCTCTTCGCCGTCTCGAAGGCCCGCCCGTACTGGAACAGCGGGCTCTTCCCGGTGATCTTCATCGTCTCGGCGGTGCTGTCGGGGACGGCGCTCGTGATGGTGCTGTACGTCCTCCGGACGAAACTGTTCGACGGGGAGCGCGTCGACCGGGACCTGCTGGACCAGCTGGCGAAACTGCTGGCGGCGTTCGTCGTCGTCGACGTGGCGCTGACGGCCATCGAGGCGCTGATCGCTATCGTCAGCTTCCACCCCCACGTCGTCGAGACCTGGCAGATCATCGCGTTCGGCGAGATGTCGTGGTCGTTCTGGTGGTTCATGGTCGGGTTCGGGTGGGTGTTCCCGCTCGTCGTGCTCTCGAAGCGCGACTGGCGACGCACGCCGTGGCTGATGGCGCTGGCCGGGCTCAGCGTCGTGATCGGCATCGTCGCCGTGCGGTTCAACATCGTCGTCCCGCCGCAGATCCGCCCCGTCATGGAGGGGTTGCCCCACGGCTCGTACTTCCCGACGGCCGTGGAGTGGGCGACCAGCGCCGGGATGATCGCGGTCGGCCTGCTGCTGTACACGATCGGCGCGGAACTGCTGCCGCTGACGCCGCTCGACGGAGGTGACCACTGA
- a CDS encoding DUF4166 domain-containing protein: MTGVYEYALAETAADLHPEVRERYALGPDDAFATVGRGRMDITRGAVALPVLYAMPTRNLLFPESGEDVPFSVTTVGWRDPAGYEALTTRRSFEFDGTVRRFDSTTVWDRDRERLFDFLGTGGTVVSELHPRVEDGALVVEGGKQWTRVGGRYLPTPGPLGVDVTVRDRYDESDERFYVTATVESGLVGHILGYRGSFTQERREMERVPDDLKPVTGIDPLPP; encoded by the coding sequence GTGACGGGCGTCTACGAGTACGCGCTGGCGGAGACGGCCGCGGACCTGCACCCCGAGGTGCGCGAGCGCTACGCGCTCGGGCCCGACGACGCGTTCGCGACCGTGGGACGGGGCCGGATGGACATCACCCGCGGTGCCGTCGCACTCCCGGTTCTGTACGCGATGCCCACGCGGAACCTCCTGTTCCCCGAATCGGGCGAGGACGTGCCGTTCTCGGTCACCACGGTCGGCTGGCGCGACCCCGCGGGGTACGAGGCGCTGACGACCCGTCGCTCGTTCGAGTTCGACGGGACGGTTCGACGGTTCGACTCGACGACGGTGTGGGACCGCGACCGCGAGCGGTTGTTCGACTTTCTCGGCACCGGCGGGACGGTCGTCTCGGAACTCCACCCCCGTGTCGAGGACGGCGCGCTCGTCGTCGAGGGCGGCAAGCAGTGGACCCGCGTCGGTGGGCGCTACCTGCCGACGCCCGGCCCGCTCGGGGTCGACGTGACGGTGCGGGACCGCTACGACGAGTCCGACGAGCGGTTCTACGTGACCGCGACCGTCGAGAGCGGGCTGGTGGGCCACATTCTCGGCTATCGCGGGTCGTTCACGCAGGAGCGCCGGGAGATGGAACGGGTGCCCGACGACCTCAAGCCCGTCACCGGGATCGACCCGCTGCCGCCATGA
- a CDS encoding DUF1059 domain-containing protein, protein MAYQVECSQDDEFMIKSEDEHEVIEHVKEHAHEKHDMDLSDDDARDMVQEAS, encoded by the coding sequence ATGGCCTACCAGGTCGAATGCAGCCAGGACGACGAGTTCATGATCAAATCCGAGGACGAGCACGAGGTCATCGAACACGTCAAGGAACACGCCCACGAGAAACACGACATGGACCTGAGCGACGACGACGCACGCGACATGGTTCAGGAAGCGTCCTGA
- a CDS encoding bacterio-opsin activator domain-containing protein: MNGVILASIGLRVVGVGYSLVLLSRSDDRRFGFLTVMLALMATRQLLSARQTTTALAELPGLLVSVLALFTVHYLSSYVVEERRLTERLRGFRKAIEHAGHAIFLTDTDGTIEYANPAVESVVGHDPDAVVGENPRLWKSGEHDEAFYEEMWAEIASGNVWDGEIVNRRKSGDLCWVDMTIAPITDDTGAVERYVAVERDVTERKERRLRIEAQNERLERLNNTNEVLRDVNRELVAASTRREIERVLCDRFADSALFEGAWVGDSRLVDDGVDVRTAAGVAEATLEARLASGDGYRTVVDEVLERGSPSFVDDGGAPVDDPAAAAGVVVPLSYHDADYGVLVVESGADGAFESIDRGVFAELGLTVGDAINAAESRRTLAADDVTRLEFRVDEVTDPFVSLSAALECRVDLERLSEGDGDRAAYVSVTGSEPSAVAEHVDASSHVRAVESLCALEERCLLRLRTDDSSVVTTAARYGAAVRSLSIDRGDGRLVVDVSRSNDVRSVVEAVRSAHPGLELVSQLERERDGESTPEFRSGLEEALTERQLEAAQTAYFAGFFEWPRETSGEAVASMMGISQSTFTEHLRSAERKLFRELFEGRPDTVSGPATA, from the coding sequence GTGAACGGTGTCATCCTCGCCTCGATCGGCCTCCGGGTCGTCGGGGTCGGCTACTCGCTGGTGTTGCTCTCGCGGAGCGACGACCGGCGCTTTGGCTTCCTGACGGTGATGCTCGCGCTGATGGCGACGCGGCAGTTGCTGTCGGCGCGCCAGACGACGACCGCGCTGGCGGAACTCCCCGGACTGCTCGTCAGCGTGCTCGCGCTGTTCACCGTCCACTACCTGTCGAGCTACGTCGTCGAGGAGCGCCGTCTCACCGAACGGCTCCGCGGGTTCCGGAAGGCGATCGAACACGCCGGCCACGCGATCTTCCTCACCGACACCGACGGGACGATCGAGTACGCCAACCCGGCGGTCGAGAGCGTCGTCGGCCACGACCCCGACGCGGTCGTCGGCGAGAACCCGCGACTGTGGAAATCCGGCGAACACGACGAGGCGTTCTACGAGGAGATGTGGGCGGAGATCGCCTCCGGGAACGTCTGGGACGGCGAGATCGTCAACCGCCGGAAGTCGGGCGACCTCTGCTGGGTCGACATGACGATCGCGCCGATAACGGACGACACCGGCGCGGTCGAACGGTACGTCGCGGTCGAGCGCGACGTGACCGAGCGCAAGGAGCGGCGGCTCCGTATCGAGGCGCAAAACGAGCGTCTCGAACGGCTCAACAACACCAACGAGGTGCTCCGTGACGTCAACCGGGAGCTGGTCGCGGCGTCGACGCGGCGGGAGATCGAGCGGGTGCTGTGTGACCGGTTCGCCGACTCGGCGCTGTTCGAGGGGGCCTGGGTCGGCGACTCGCGGCTCGTCGACGACGGCGTCGACGTGCGGACGGCGGCCGGCGTCGCCGAGGCGACCCTCGAAGCCCGGCTCGCGTCCGGCGATGGGTACCGGACTGTCGTCGACGAGGTCCTCGAACGCGGCTCCCCGTCGTTCGTCGACGACGGCGGAGCGCCGGTCGACGACCCCGCGGCGGCGGCGGGCGTGGTCGTCCCGCTGTCGTACCACGACGCCGACTACGGAGTGTTGGTCGTCGAGAGCGGCGCCGACGGTGCCTTCGAGTCGATCGACCGCGGCGTGTTCGCGGAACTCGGGCTGACGGTCGGTGACGCGATCAACGCGGCCGAGAGCAGACGGACGCTCGCGGCCGACGACGTGACCCGGCTGGAGTTCCGGGTCGACGAGGTGACCGATCCGTTCGTCTCGCTGTCGGCGGCGCTCGAGTGTCGGGTCGACCTCGAACGGCTCTCGGAGGGCGACGGCGACCGCGCGGCCTACGTCTCGGTGACCGGGAGCGAGCCGTCGGCGGTCGCCGAGCACGTCGACGCGTCGTCGCACGTGCGCGCCGTCGAGTCGCTGTGTGCGCTCGAGGAGCGCTGTCTGCTCCGGCTCCGAACGGACGACTCGTCGGTGGTGACGACGGCCGCGCGGTACGGTGCGGCGGTGCGGTCGCTGTCGATCGACCGCGGGGACGGTCGGCTCGTCGTCGACGTGTCGCGGTCGAACGACGTCCGGTCGGTCGTCGAGGCCGTGCGCTCGGCTCACCCGGGGCTCGAACTCGTCTCCCAGCTGGAACGCGAGCGCGACGGCGAGTCCACGCCGGAGTTCCGCTCGGGGCTCGAGGAGGCGCTGACCGAGCGACAGCTCGAAGCCGCCCAGACCGCCTACTTCGCCGGGTTCTTCGAGTGGCCCCGCGAGACCAGCGGGGAGGCGGTCGCGTCGATGATGGGCATCTCCCAGTCGACGTTCACCGAACACCTCCGCTCGGCCGAGCGGAAGCTGTTCCGGGAGCTGTTCGAGGGGCGGCCCGATACCGTCTCCGGCCCCGCCACCGCCTGA
- a CDS encoding L-aspartate oxidase produces the protein MERPHWTAAGASPESSTRETVERGDYETVERRVLVIGAGAAGARTAIELVEQGVDPEDLLVVGKRGHGDAHTTWARGGINGALGTHDPEDDWTVHAADTLNEGHHVNDPGKVETVTKRMPGLLRELDDWGMAFSRTDDGEIDQRYFGAQSFRRTAFAGDHTGESLLDTLVERAQALEIPYRENLFVSDLVTDGGRVLGAAAVDTDTGEFVALDAEVVVLAAGGYTSLYRRHSSRDDENTGDGPALAYRAGADLLDMEFVQFHPTGMVGNRYGEEWDGRLVTEAVRGEGGRLFNADGERFMERYSPDQMELDARDVVARAIAQEIEEGRGTENGGVYLDISHREREFIEERLPRMYERFADLGVDMAEEPVEVAPTAHYGMGGVVVDDVGETAVDGLYAIGETMAGVHGANRLGGNSLAETIAFGEATGQAVAERLAAGGVDSGAEDRAVDFRERTETRFADLAALSGRDGTHDPEALLDEVREVLWDHAGILRDGEGLATALDELADLRERAADLAVGDRTDRSFEFALDLGFALTVAEATVRGALEREESRGAHVRTDHPDTDPEWRRSVVIGRDSVGAMRVDTAPVGTPSEAVQAALDEGYELDYHQLE, from the coding sequence ATGGAACGTCCCCACTGGACGGCGGCCGGCGCGTCGCCCGAATCGAGCACCCGCGAGACGGTCGAACGCGGCGACTACGAGACGGTCGAGCGACGAGTGCTGGTGATCGGTGCCGGCGCCGCCGGCGCCCGGACGGCGATCGAGCTCGTCGAGCAGGGGGTCGACCCCGAGGACCTGCTGGTGGTCGGCAAGCGGGGCCACGGCGACGCTCACACCACGTGGGCGCGCGGCGGCATCAACGGCGCGCTCGGGACCCACGACCCCGAGGACGACTGGACGGTCCACGCCGCCGATACCCTGAACGAAGGCCACCACGTCAACGACCCCGGGAAGGTCGAGACGGTCACGAAGCGGATGCCGGGTCTGCTGCGGGAACTCGACGACTGGGGGATGGCCTTCAGTCGGACCGACGACGGCGAGATCGACCAGCGCTACTTCGGCGCCCAGTCGTTCCGGCGGACGGCCTTCGCCGGCGACCACACCGGCGAGTCGCTGCTCGACACGCTGGTCGAGCGCGCGCAGGCTCTCGAGATCCCCTACCGCGAGAACCTGTTCGTCTCCGATCTGGTCACCGACGGCGGCCGGGTGCTCGGTGCGGCGGCCGTCGACACGGACACCGGGGAGTTCGTCGCCCTCGACGCCGAGGTCGTGGTGCTCGCCGCGGGCGGCTACACCAGCCTCTACCGTCGCCACTCCTCGCGGGACGACGAGAACACCGGCGACGGCCCCGCGCTGGCCTACCGCGCCGGTGCCGATCTCCTCGATATGGAGTTCGTCCAGTTCCACCCGACTGGGATGGTCGGGAACCGCTACGGCGAGGAGTGGGACGGCCGCCTCGTCACCGAGGCCGTCCGCGGCGAGGGCGGCCGGCTGTTCAACGCCGACGGGGAGCGGTTCATGGAGCGGTACTCGCCCGACCAGATGGAACTGGACGCCCGCGACGTGGTCGCCCGCGCTATCGCCCAGGAGATCGAGGAGGGAAGGGGAACTGAAAACGGAGGCGTCTACCTCGACATCTCCCACCGTGAGCGCGAGTTCATCGAGGAGCGGCTCCCGCGGATGTACGAGCGGTTCGCGGATCTGGGCGTCGACATGGCCGAGGAACCGGTCGAGGTCGCGCCGACGGCCCACTACGGCATGGGCGGCGTCGTCGTCGACGACGTGGGCGAGACGGCCGTCGACGGCCTCTACGCCATCGGCGAGACGATGGCCGGCGTCCACGGCGCCAACCGCCTCGGCGGCAACTCGTTGGCCGAGACTATCGCGTTCGGCGAGGCGACGGGCCAGGCCGTGGCCGAGCGGCTCGCGGCCGGCGGCGTCGATTCCGGCGCCGAAGACCGCGCGGTCGACTTCCGCGAGCGCACCGAGACGCGCTTCGCCGATCTCGCGGCGCTGTCGGGACGCGACGGCACGCACGACCCCGAAGCGCTGCTCGACGAGGTGCGCGAGGTGCTGTGGGACCACGCCGGCATCCTCCGGGACGGCGAAGGGCTGGCCACCGCGCTTGACGAACTGGCGGACCTCCGCGAGCGCGCTGCCGACCTCGCTGTCGGCGACCGGACCGATCGCTCCTTCGAGTTCGCGCTCGACCTCGGATTCGCGCTGACCGTCGCCGAGGCGACCGTGCGCGGCGCGCTCGAACGCGAGGAGTCCCGCGGCGCCCACGTCCGCACCGACCACCCCGACACCGACCCCGAGTGGCGCCGCTCGGTCGTGATCGGCCGCGACAGCGTCGGCGCGATGCGCGTCGACACGGCCCCCGTCGGCACGCCGAGCGAGGCGGTGCAGGCGGCCCTCGACGAGGGGTACGAACTGGATTACCACCAGCTGGAGTAG
- a CDS encoding ATP-binding protein, which yields MFEKVLVANRGEIAVRVMRACEELGVATVAVYSEADKHAGFVRYADEAYNVGPARAADSYNDGEAVIEAARKADADAIHPGYGFMAENADFAARVEAADGITWIGPASEAMERLGEKTHARQVMREADVPIVPGTTESVEDPEEVREFGEEHGFPVLIKAEGGGGGMGQEVVESAEDAEEALETAQREGEAYFSNASVYLERFLDNARHVEVQIIADKHGTVRHVGERDCSLQRRQQKVIEEGPSPALTDELREDIREAARRGADAGDYYNAGTFEFLVEDEDRNDEGLLDADTDFFFLEVNTRIQVEHTVTEELTDIDLVKWQIRVAAGEELTFEQDEVELEGHAMEFRINAENAADDFAPATGGEYEVYDPPGGIGVRVDDAHRQGDDLVTDYDSMVAKLITHGEDRAECIARGKRALADYTIEGFPTIIPFHRMMLTDEPFLDGRHTTKYLDDDVDPERIEAAQERWGTESASGGDDEDVVEREFTVEVNGKRFEVELEERGAPAIPTEVDGGSGGGQAQRPQPGGGGGSSGGDSGGVSAEGQEVTAEMQGTILEVNVAEGDEVAAGDVLCVLEAMKMENDIVAENGGTVTAVAVSEGDSVDMGDAMFVLD from the coding sequence ATGTTCGAGAAGGTCCTCGTCGCGAACCGCGGCGAGATCGCCGTCCGCGTGATGCGCGCCTGCGAGGAGCTCGGCGTCGCGACGGTCGCCGTCTACAGCGAGGCCGACAAACACGCCGGTTTCGTCCGCTACGCCGACGAGGCGTACAACGTCGGCCCCGCCCGCGCCGCCGACTCCTACAACGACGGGGAAGCCGTCATCGAGGCCGCGAGGAAGGCCGACGCCGACGCGATCCACCCGGGCTACGGGTTCATGGCCGAGAACGCCGACTTCGCCGCCCGCGTCGAGGCGGCCGACGGGATCACCTGGATCGGTCCCGCCAGCGAGGCGATGGAACGGCTGGGCGAGAAGACTCACGCCCGCCAGGTGATGCGGGAGGCCGACGTGCCCATCGTCCCCGGGACCACCGAGTCGGTCGAGGACCCCGAGGAGGTCCGGGAGTTCGGCGAGGAACACGGCTTCCCCGTCCTGATCAAGGCCGAAGGGGGCGGCGGCGGGATGGGACAGGAGGTCGTCGAGAGCGCCGAGGACGCCGAAGAGGCGCTGGAGACCGCCCAGCGCGAGGGCGAGGCGTACTTCTCGAACGCCTCGGTCTACCTCGAACGGTTCCTCGACAACGCCCGCCACGTCGAGGTGCAGATCATCGCCGACAAACACGGCACCGTCCGCCACGTCGGCGAGCGTGACTGCTCGCTCCAGCGCCGCCAGCAGAAGGTCATCGAGGAGGGACCGAGCCCTGCACTGACCGACGAGCTGCGCGAGGACATCAGGGAGGCCGCCCGCAGGGGCGCCGACGCCGGCGACTACTACAACGCCGGCACCTTCGAGTTCCTCGTCGAGGACGAGGACCGCAACGACGAGGGCCTGCTCGACGCCGACACCGACTTCTTCTTCCTCGAAGTCAACACGCGGATCCAGGTCGAACACACCGTCACCGAGGAGTTGACGGACATCGATCTGGTGAAGTGGCAGATCCGCGTCGCCGCCGGCGAGGAGCTGACCTTCGAGCAGGACGAGGTGGAACTGGAGGGCCACGCCATGGAGTTCCGTATCAACGCCGAGAACGCCGCCGACGACTTCGCGCCCGCCACGGGCGGGGAGTACGAGGTGTACGACCCGCCGGGCGGTATCGGCGTTCGCGTCGACGACGCTCACCGCCAGGGCGACGATCTGGTCACCGACTACGACTCGATGGTCGCGAAGCTCATCACCCACGGCGAGGACCGCGCCGAGTGTATCGCCCGGGGCAAGCGCGCCCTGGCCGACTACACCATCGAGGGCTTCCCGACGATCATCCCCTTCCACCGCATGATGCTCACCGACGAGCCGTTCCTCGACGGCCGTCACACCACGAAGTACCTCGACGACGACGTGGACCCCGAGCGCATCGAGGCCGCACAGGAGCGGTGGGGCACCGAGTCGGCGAGCGGCGGCGACGACGAAGACGTCGTCGAGCGGGAGTTCACCGTCGAGGTCAACGGCAAGCGCTTCGAGGTCGAACTCGAGGAGCGCGGCGCGCCGGCCATCCCGACCGAGGTCGACGGCGGTTCGGGCGGTGGACAGGCCCAGCGCCCGCAACCGGGCGGTGGCGGCGGGTCGAGCGGCGGCGACTCCGGCGGCGTCTCCGCCGAGGGCCAGGAAGTGACCGCCGAGATGCAGGGCACCATCCTGGAGGTCAACGTCGCCGAGGGCGACGAGGTGGCGGCCGGGGACGTGCTCTGCGTCCTCGAAGCGATGAAGATGGAAAACGACATCGTCGCCGAGAACGGCGGCACCGTCACCGCCGTCGCCGTCAGCGAGGGCGACTCCGTCGACATGGGCGACGCGATGTTCGTCCTCGACTAG
- a CDS encoding YndJ family protein, whose protein sequence is MSGGKVDGNGTAETDPDPFARLVAGGSLADLSAVAGGGLWVVLALAGGLSQVERALALAPLVVVPLGVGLAARGEFTGLSGRLLGAAVASLPVGASLMALSLVVDAGPVAAGLAAPWVFVTSLLALAGVSRAVERGSIRPLTLGLVDAGLAYVPVAAVALVLSHLGITFWFDPTIVLLTAVHFHFAGFALPVLAGVTGRHLGGFDGAVRAVAGVILVGPAIIAVGISFSPLVEVVAVGAFTLAVAAFGLLVLVRVVPSLDVLPAALVGLSALALPVSMVLALGYGVAAFGGPNPLGLGIGRMATLHGSLNAYGFALCGVLGWRAHGRGA, encoded by the coding sequence ATGAGCGGCGGAAAGGTGGACGGGAACGGCACGGCCGAGACGGATCCGGACCCGTTCGCTCGCCTCGTCGCCGGCGGCTCGCTGGCCGATCTGAGTGCGGTCGCCGGTGGGGGGCTGTGGGTCGTCCTCGCCCTCGCCGGCGGGCTCTCGCAGGTCGAACGGGCGCTCGCGCTGGCGCCGTTAGTGGTCGTTCCGCTGGGCGTCGGCCTGGCAGCGCGCGGGGAGTTCACCGGCCTGTCGGGTCGACTGCTCGGTGCCGCCGTCGCGTCGCTCCCGGTCGGCGCGTCGCTGATGGCCCTCTCGCTCGTGGTCGACGCGGGACCGGTCGCCGCGGGGCTGGCCGCGCCGTGGGTGTTCGTGACGAGTCTGCTCGCGCTCGCCGGGGTGTCGCGAGCGGTCGAACGGGGCAGCATCCGGCCGCTGACGCTCGGCCTCGTCGACGCCGGCCTCGCCTACGTTCCGGTCGCCGCCGTCGCGCTCGTGCTCTCGCATCTCGGGATCACCTTCTGGTTCGACCCGACCATCGTCCTCCTGACCGCGGTCCACTTCCACTTCGCCGGGTTCGCGCTGCCGGTGCTGGCGGGCGTGACGGGCCGTCACCTCGGCGGCTTCGACGGCGCCGTTCGCGCCGTGGCGGGCGTGATCCTGGTCGGGCCGGCGATAATCGCCGTCGGCATCTCGTTCTCGCCGCTCGTCGAAGTCGTCGCCGTCGGCGCGTTCACGCTCGCCGTGGCGGCGTTCGGCCTGCTGGTCCTGGTTCGGGTCGTTCCGTCGCTGGACGTGCTTCCGGCCGCGCTCGTGGGCCTCTCGGCGCTGGCGCTCCCGGTGTCGATGGTGCTGGCGCTGGGCTACGGCGTGGCGGCGTTCGGCGGGCCGAACCCGCTGGGCCTGGGCATCGGGCGGATGGCGACGCTGCACGGGTCGCTCAACGCCTACGGGTTCGCGCTGTGTGGCGTCCTCGGGTGGCGAGCCCACGGGCGCGGGGCGTGA